In Rhinopithecus roxellana isolate Shanxi Qingling chromosome 4, ASM756505v1, whole genome shotgun sequence, a single genomic region encodes these proteins:
- the LOC115896918 gene encoding transcription factor BTF3-like, with translation MQKINQVKETIMNQEKPAKLQAQVCIGGKRPAHRKKKVVHRTATAEDKNFQFSLKKLGVNNISGIEEVNVFTNQGRVIHFNNPEVQTSLAGKAFTITGHAKTKQLTAMLPSISIQLGTDCLTNLRRLAEALPKQSVDGPGPLATGEDDDDEVPDLVENFDEASKHEAK, from the exons atgcaaaaaataaatcag GTGAAAGAAACAATCATGAACCAGGAAAAACCTGCCAAACTGCAGGCACAAGTGTGCATTGGTGGGAAAAGACCTGCTCACAGAAAGAAGAAGGTGGTTCATAGAACAGCCACAGCAGAAGATAAAAACTTTCAGTTCTCCTTAAAGAAGTTAGGGGTAAACAATATCTCTGGTATTGAAGAGGTGAATGTGTTTACAAACCAAGGAAGAGTGATCCACTTTAACAACCCTGAAGTTCAGACATCTCTGGCAGGGAAAGCTTTCACCATTACAGGTCATGCTAAGACAAAGCAACTGACAGCAATGCTACCCAGCATCTCCATCCAGCTTGGTACAGACTGTCTGACTAATTTAAGGAGACTGGCTGAAGCTCTGCCCAAACAGTCTGTGGATGGACCAGGACCACTTGCAACTGGAGAGGATGACGATGATGAAGTTCCTGATCTTGTGGAGAATTTTGATGAGGCTTCCAAGCATGAGGCAAAATGA